Below is a window of Planctomycetia bacterium DNA.
GACGTTCTTTAAGTTCATGGTGAAAGCGCTCGCCGAGAAGCACGGCCTGCGAGCGACGTTCATGCCGAAGCCGTTCACGCAACTCACCGGCAACGGCTGTCATGTGCATCTCTCGCTCTGGGACCGCGCGCGGGGCACCAACTTGTTTCACGATGCCCACGGCGAGCTCGGGCTCTCATCACTCGCCTACGGCTTTCTCGCCGGCGTGCTCCACTCGGCCGACGCGCTCGCGGCGATCTCGAACCCGACGATCAACTCTTATCGCCGGCTGCATGCCTCGACCACGACTTCGGGCGCCACGTGGTCGCCGCAGACGATCAGCTACGGCGGCAACAACCGGACGCACATGATTCGCATTCCCGACGCGGGCCGGTTCGAGTTTCGCCTCGCCGACGGTGCGGCGAACCCCTATCTGCTCGCCGCCGGATTGCTGGAAGCAGGCCTCGACGGCATCGACGCTCGCCGGCCGCTCGGCAAGCGCGTCGACCGGAACGCGTACGACCTGCCGGCCGCCGAAGGCGAACTGAAACCGCTCCCCGGCAACTTGCTCGACGCCCTCCGCGCGCTCGGCGCCAGCGGAGTGCTGCGCGAGGGCCTGGGAGAACGGGCCGTCGCCGGCTACCTAAAACTCAAGCAAGCCGAATGGCGCAACTACTCCACGCAAGTCACCCCCTGGGAACGAGAACACACGCTCGACTGCTGAGAGCCGTCTTCAAGCGGAAGCCGTATCCAACCCTTCTCCCTGCGGGAGAAGTGGCCGCAGGCCGATGAGGGGTGCCGGCCTGGAAGCGCACAAGCAGACCACGCAACGCCGTGCGCGGGCCGCCCCTCATCCGGCGTCTGCGACGCCACCTTCTCCCGAAGGGAGAAGCGTTACGCACAGATCCTGCGCACGCGAGAAGGGTT
It encodes the following:
- the glnT gene encoding type III glutamate--ammonia ligase, which produces MSLEQKAKELGIQYFLISYCDLLGASRAKLVPAAAIGAMEKNGAGFAGFASWLDMTPADPDVLAVPDADSLTVLPWKPEVGWLAADLWAQGAPVAQAPRNVLKHSLAKAAERGYEFRTGVEPEFMLLTPDGEAIGDARDCAMKPCYDQQALLRRYDLITEICDGLLKLGWEPYQNDHEDANGQFEINWKYSHALETADRQTFFKFMVKALAEKHGLRATFMPKPFTQLTGNGCHVHLSLWDRARGTNLFHDAHGELGLSSLAYGFLAGVLHSADALAAISNPTINSYRRLHASTTTSGATWSPQTISYGGNNRTHMIRIPDAGRFEFRLADGAANPYLLAAGLLEAGLDGIDARRPLGKRVDRNAYDLPAAEGELKPLPGNLLDALRALGASGVLREGLGERAVAGYLKLKQAEWRNYSTQVTPWEREHTLDC